Proteins encoded within one genomic window of Acidovorax sp. 107:
- a CDS encoding putative toxin-antitoxin system toxin component, PIN family produces MKVELSLPAEAAAGEPVRPVVVDTNVALDLLIFSDPRTVPLRTLLAQGRLSWIATQVMRDELERVLAYPHIVARMDYYRVDAAQVLAAFDAQALLMDVAPRVTYVCKDADDQKFIDLAAAHRAILLSKDKAVICMRKRLLTLDAHVATALVLERAEESAPAGV; encoded by the coding sequence ATGAAGGTCGAACTGAGCCTGCCTGCCGAGGCGGCGGCGGGCGAGCCCGTACGCCCCGTGGTGGTGGACACCAACGTCGCGCTCGACCTGCTGATCTTCAGCGACCCACGCACCGTTCCGCTGCGCACCCTGCTGGCCCAAGGTCGCCTGTCATGGATCGCCACGCAGGTCATGCGCGACGAGCTGGAGCGCGTGCTGGCCTACCCACACATCGTGGCGCGCATGGACTACTACCGGGTGGATGCGGCGCAGGTGCTGGCGGCGTTTGATGCGCAGGCGCTTCTGATGGATGTGGCGCCGCGCGTCACCTATGTGTGCAAGGACGCCGACGACCAGAAATTCATCGATCTGGCCGCCGCGCACCGCGCCATCTTGCTGAGCAAGGACAAGGCGGTGATCTGCATGCGCAAGCGGCTGCTCACGCTGGATGCCCATGTGGCGACGGCACTGGTGCTTGAGCGCGCAGAGGAATCGGCGCCCGCCGGCGTTTGA